Proteins co-encoded in one Flavivirga eckloniae genomic window:
- a CDS encoding DUF6443 domain-containing protein codes for MFNNCKCHLEPFVLGIIIFLCFVSALNAQYTINGLTNVDQYQTENYYISGPSYSDIYWNIDHGGTITGPSTGANTSVQWTGTSTGKLLATVIDTNSNAHVLELSVTITGADPPPSAPGTPTVSGVCEPVLTRAGSPPSGVTWYWQGKNANGTSTAKNSSTPFLVDEGSGVYYIRAINSNGVWSNNSGSVEVYADVSKPLWYTDVDNDGLGDPASPPISSCTQPTGRVSNNFDQCPTQSGTLLNNGCAGSGDLGSTDKNYVHTVTPLIAVSNVSQITNNDDKIESVTYFDGLGRTIQNVGIRAGGQRQDIKTPSVYDEFGKQTKTYLPHATVTSSVTTYTNNTTIINDLNTYYVSKYSNQLNGSNPNPYAEKRFDNSPLNRALETGTPGEDWLINPNSDNDHTTKYDYNTNSTDEVYNIDYPGTGQPLSISNYYTEGVLLKNTFKNENWVTTDGKVNTKDVFTDNSGKKIAEYSYIKESVTLKTLKTHYVYDNSGNLIYVLTPKIFSIISGSTISVTNLNNLAFQYKYDIYNRQIEQKVPGKKQWEYMVYDQLDRPILTQDKNLKDDGKWLFTKYDAFGRAVYSGLYTSSLTRDQLQTAVDTYIIGNTTNLSNIESRALSATNIGGININYSNNAYPTTNLEVLTVNYFDDYTFTDSDKPATPASILGQVVTTKTKGLLASSWAKTLGASSWAKNYMYYDDKGRVINIYEKNYLGGYTLNKSKLDFSGKIKASLTEHKRTSADTPLIIKDYFTYDHVERPLSHTQSLGGDNNTVVEDMIVLDDLSSLPNATIDHVAFESITIKPGFIALPGFSASIEVFDRELISYNTYDELGQLINKKVGGEAEQVIANSTGLQTMDYNYDVRGSLKGVNDVDNIVNDLFAYELNYESGEGTNFNAPQYNGNISQMVWKSGHNNTKKSYFYDYDDLNRFKKGRYGEGAGLTTNWQKFEVNVNGYDHNGNITGLTRRGSSSGTTIDNLAYHYDTGSGNQLMRITDTSTSEGFKNGTNGGDDYAYDDNGNLTKDLNKGISLIEYNHLDLVTKVTFTNTSKIEFVYDAFGVKLKMTYTPNGGSATTTDYIGGFQYTGGTLQFFPTPEGYIENDNGNYTHVYSLKDHLGNNRITFKDTNNDGIVTSGEILSSTDYYPMGLTHYGEYVQNSNYNYKYQNKEQLLANGYNMYDFGSRMYDASVGRWFNTDPQNQFGSPYLAMGNNWVVSVDPNGEFAQFIIAGAFLGIMKGIHSNQVNGKDPYSNIGGIAGSAGKGALNGLLFGMNGVIADAIEFGTMGKASVDIPVFKNFSLSLSPAFAFGSSQNSIGLNLTANYEIGDFTLSASATGSFTNKAVGTGKSGFGGVFSGGGSYDDGNTGFSLYSTYYTNVGGVGKQRVGGLGFRSGDFRFRYENDGFPFGGTLGDGNDSYRSAAAGIGVGNYSVGFNLFTGSRSKSSYEGDKDEKKRARAIDRYGDTGFYGERYPNGFVNETGTAYRLGALYFGFKNYRIGIDSDRYVRHPIQNRFAHGINSQPGFRSYSDAIYLYSQYKTSNPFSLW; via the coding sequence ATGTTTAATAATTGTAAATGCCATTTAGAACCTTTTGTTTTAGGTATTATTATTTTTCTATGCTTTGTGTCTGCACTTAATGCCCAATATACAATAAATGGGCTTACAAATGTCGACCAATATCAAACAGAGAACTATTATATAAGTGGACCTAGTTACAGTGATATATATTGGAATATAGATCATGGAGGAACCATAACAGGTCCCAGCACTGGAGCTAATACATCGGTTCAATGGACAGGTACTAGTACAGGTAAACTTTTGGCTACTGTTATAGATACTAATTCTAATGCTCATGTTTTAGAATTATCCGTAACTATTACAGGAGCAGATCCGCCACCTTCTGCGCCAGGAACACCAACAGTAAGCGGTGTTTGTGAACCAGTATTAACAAGAGCCGGTTCACCCCCAAGTGGTGTAACATGGTATTGGCAAGGAAAGAATGCAAATGGAACAAGTACAGCGAAAAACTCAAGTACTCCTTTTTTAGTTGATGAAGGTAGTGGGGTTTACTATATAAGAGCAATAAATTCAAATGGTGTATGGAGTAATAACTCGGGCTCAGTAGAAGTATATGCAGATGTCTCCAAACCTCTATGGTATACAGACGTAGATAATGACGGTTTAGGAGATCCAGCTAGTCCCCCAATATCTAGTTGTACTCAGCCTACTGGACGAGTATCTAATAATTTTGACCAATGCCCTACTCAGTCAGGTACTCTTTTAAATAACGGTTGTGCTGGAAGTGGTGATCTAGGTTCAACTGATAAAAACTATGTGCATACTGTTACGCCTTTAATAGCTGTTAGTAATGTATCTCAAATTACGAATAACGATGATAAAATAGAAAGTGTTACTTACTTTGATGGATTAGGTAGAACAATCCAAAATGTGGGAATCCGTGCCGGGGGGCAAAGACAAGATATAAAAACACCTTCAGTTTATGATGAATTTGGCAAGCAAACAAAAACCTATTTGCCTCATGCGACTGTTACAAGTTCAGTAACGACATATACAAATAATACGACAATTATTAATGATTTAAATACATATTACGTATCAAAATACAGTAATCAACTGAATGGGAGTAATCCTAACCCTTATGCAGAAAAGCGTTTTGATAACAGTCCACTAAACAGAGCTTTAGAAACTGGAACTCCTGGTGAAGATTGGCTTATTAATCCTAATAGTGATAATGATCATACTACAAAATATGATTATAATACGAATTCGACCGATGAAGTTTATAATATAGATTATCCCGGAACAGGACAACCGCTTTCTATTTCCAACTACTATACAGAAGGCGTGCTTTTAAAAAACACTTTTAAAAATGAAAACTGGGTTACTACTGATGGAAAAGTCAATACAAAAGATGTTTTTACAGATAATAGTGGTAAAAAAATAGCTGAGTATAGCTATATTAAGGAAAGTGTTACTCTTAAAACATTGAAAACCCATTATGTTTATGATAATTCGGGAAACTTGATCTATGTATTAACACCAAAAATATTTTCTATTATTAGTGGATCTACCATATCGGTAACTAATTTAAACAATTTAGCTTTTCAATATAAATATGATATATACAATCGCCAGATAGAACAAAAAGTGCCTGGGAAGAAACAATGGGAATATATGGTTTATGATCAATTAGACAGACCTATTTTAACCCAAGACAAAAATCTTAAGGATGATGGTAAATGGCTTTTTACAAAATATGATGCTTTTGGGCGCGCAGTTTATTCTGGTTTATATACAAGTAGTTTAACAAGAGACCAGTTGCAAACAGCTGTTGATACTTATATAATTGGTAATACCACCAATTTGTCAAATATAGAATCAAGAGCTCTATCTGCAACGAATATTGGAGGAATAAATATTAATTATTCAAATAACGCTTATCCAACTACAAATTTGGAAGTATTGACTGTTAACTATTTTGATGATTATACTTTTACAGATTCTGATAAGCCAGCAACCCCTGCTTCCATTCTGGGGCAAGTTGTTACAACGAAAACAAAAGGATTGCTTGCGTCTTCGTGGGCTAAAACTTTAGGAGCGTCATCATGGGCGAAAAACTACATGTATTATGATGATAAAGGGAGAGTAATTAATATATATGAAAAAAATTATTTAGGAGGATATACTCTAAATAAAAGTAAGTTAGATTTTAGTGGAAAGATTAAAGCTTCATTGACAGAGCACAAAAGAACATCGGCTGATACACCTTTAATCATTAAAGATTATTTTACTTACGATCATGTAGAAAGACCGTTAAGTCATACCCAAAGTCTTGGAGGAGACAATAATACGGTCGTAGAAGATATGATTGTGTTAGATGATTTATCATCGCTTCCTAATGCGACAATTGATCATGTGGCTTTTGAGTCCATTACCATAAAACCAGGATTTATAGCCTTGCCAGGGTTTAGTGCCAGTATAGAAGTATTCGACAGGGAATTAATTAGTTATAATACGTATGACGAACTGGGGCAATTAATAAACAAAAAAGTTGGAGGTGAAGCGGAACAAGTGATTGCGAATAGTACTGGGTTACAAACCATGGACTATAATTATGATGTCCGTGGCTCGCTCAAAGGTGTTAATGATGTAGATAACATTGTTAACGATTTATTTGCCTATGAACTCAATTACGAATCTGGAGAGGGTACCAACTTTAATGCTCCACAATACAATGGTAACATCTCTCAAATGGTTTGGAAATCGGGCCATAATAACACTAAAAAATCCTACTTCTATGATTATGATGATTTAAATAGATTTAAAAAAGGACGTTATGGTGAAGGAGCTGGTTTAACGACTAATTGGCAAAAATTTGAGGTTAATGTAAATGGGTACGATCATAACGGGAATATTACAGGTCTAACACGAAGAGGTTCTTCGTCAGGAACTACGATAGATAATCTAGCGTATCATTACGATACTGGTAGTGGCAATCAGTTAATGAGAATTACAGACACTTCAACAAGCGAAGGTTTTAAAAATGGAACTAATGGTGGTGATGACTATGCCTATGATGATAATGGTAATTTAACTAAGGATCTAAACAAAGGTATTTCCCTTATAGAATACAACCATTTAGATCTGGTTACCAAGGTGACTTTTACTAATACATCTAAAATAGAGTTTGTATATGATGCTTTTGGGGTTAAATTAAAAATGACATATACACCTAATGGAGGTAGTGCAACAACTACAGATTATATTGGAGGTTTCCAATATACAGGCGGGACATTGCAATTCTTTCCTACACCTGAGGGTTATATAGAAAACGATAATGGGAATTATACGCATGTGTATAGCCTTAAGGATCACTTAGGTAATAACCGGATTACTTTTAAAGATACTAATAATGACGGTATTGTAACTAGTGGTGAGATCCTTTCCAGTACAGATTATTACCCAATGGGATTAACCCATTATGGCGAATATGTACAAAATTCGAATTATAACTATAAATACCAAAATAAAGAGCAGCTTTTAGCCAATGGTTATAATATGTACGATTTCGGTAGTCGTATGTACGATGCCTCGGTAGGGCGCTGGTTTAATACAGACCCACAAAATCAGTTTGGGAGTCCTTATTTAGCAATGGGAAATAATTGGGTAGTTAGTGTAGATCCTAATGGAGAATTTGCACAATTTATAATCGCGGGAGCATTTTTAGGTATAATGAAGGGGATACACTCTAACCAAGTAAATGGTAAGGATCCGTATAGTAATATTGGGGGTATAGCAGGAAGTGCAGGAAAAGGAGCTCTAAATGGTCTTTTGTTTGGTATGAATGGAGTTATTGCAGATGCCATAGAGTTTGGCACAATGGGCAAGGCTTCAGTAGACATACCTGTATTTAAGAACTTTTCATTATCGTTAAGTCCTGCTTTTGCATTTGGGAGTAGTCAAAATTCTATCGGTTTAAATTTAACTGCAAATTATGAAATAGGAGACTTTACTTTGAGCGCATCTGCTACTGGAAGTTTTACTAACAAGGCAGTTGGGACTGGGAAAAGCGGTTTTGGAGGTGTTTTTTCTGGGGGAGGGTCATATGACGATGGAAACACAGGTTTTTCTTTATATTCAACGTATTATACAAATGTTGGAGGTGTAGGGAAACAACGTGTTGGGGGCTTAGGATTTAGGTCTGGAGATTTTAGATTCAGATATGAAAATGATGGCTTTCCTTTTGGTGGAACCTTAGGAGATGGAAATGACTCATATAGATCTGCTGCTGCTGGAATAGGTGTAGGGAATTACTCGGTAGGTTTTAATTTGTTTACTGGTAGTAGAAGTAAATCATCGTATGAAGGGGATAAAGACGAAAAGAAAAGAGCTAGAGCTATTGATAGATATGGAGATACGGGTTTTTACGGAGAACGTTACCCTAATGGTTTTGTGAACGAAACTGGTACTGCTTATAGGTTGGGAGCATTATATTTTGGATTTAAAAATTATAGAATTGGGATAGATTCTGATCGATACGTAAGACACCCTATACAAAATCGTTTTGCTCATGGTATTAATTCGCAACCAGGTTTTAGAAGTTATTCAGATGCAATATATTTATATAGTCAATATAAAACATCAAACCCTTTTAGTTTATGGTAA
- a CDS encoding cytochrome-c peroxidase, whose translation MTKWILYGVLFFFICVSCSDENIDRYVPSPSPLQIPQLFQENILAPVIPSNNPQTVEGIALGKKLFFDPMLSADNTQSCADCHASENAFSDADRFSEGIDGFLGTRNSMPLFNLAWNYDEKFFWDGRVFSLEHQAFQPVTDPLEMHNTWAQVEEKLQQHSEYPGLFEKAFGTSTIDSSLVTDAIAQFERTLISSNSKFDKHLLDEATLTPEELNGFNVFMDEAKGDCFHCHGSDKNPLWTDNIFHNNGLDATLTDLGLGEVSGDPADNGKFKTPSLRNLAFTAPYMHDGRFATLEEVINHYSEGLQDSPTIDPLMKKVAQGGVKLSDKDKADLKAFLLSLSDYEFINNPAFSN comes from the coding sequence GTGACAAAATGGATTTTATATGGCGTCTTGTTTTTTTTCATTTGTGTATCATGCTCAGATGAAAATATAGACAGGTATGTACCTAGTCCAAGTCCGTTGCAAATTCCACAGCTTTTTCAAGAAAACATACTTGCTCCAGTAATCCCTTCTAATAATCCGCAAACTGTTGAAGGTATCGCTTTAGGCAAAAAATTGTTTTTTGACCCTATGTTGTCAGCAGATAACACACAATCGTGTGCTGATTGTCATGCCTCGGAAAATGCGTTTTCTGATGCCGATCGGTTCAGCGAAGGAATCGATGGTTTCCTTGGTACACGCAATTCTATGCCCCTATTTAATCTTGCCTGGAATTACGATGAAAAATTCTTTTGGGACGGCAGGGTATTTAGTTTAGAACACCAAGCATTTCAACCGGTAACTGATCCTTTGGAAATGCACAACACTTGGGCTCAGGTAGAAGAAAAATTGCAACAGCATTCTGAATATCCCGGTTTATTCGAAAAGGCATTTGGCACCTCAACCATAGATTCTTCTTTGGTAACCGATGCCATTGCTCAATTTGAACGTACTTTAATTTCTTCCAATTCAAAATTCGACAAACACCTTTTAGATGAAGCAACTTTAACACCAGAAGAACTTAACGGTTTTAATGTTTTTATGGATGAAGCCAAGGGTGATTGTTTCCATTGTCATGGCAGTGACAAAAACCCATTATGGACAGATAATATCTTTCACAACAATGGTCTGGATGCCACCCTTACCGATTTAGGCTTAGGCGAAGTAAGCGGAGACCCTGCCGACAATGGTAAGTTTAAAACGCCCTCACTGCGCAATCTAGCATTTACTGCGCCTTATATGCATGATGGTCGGTTTGCTACACTTGAAGAAGTTATAAACCATTATAGTGAAGGCTTACAAGATTCCCCAACTATCGATCCTTTAATGAAAAAAGTAGCCCAAGGTGGGGTAAAGCTTTCTGATAAGGATAAAGCTGATTTAAAAGCTTTTTTATTATCGCTTTCGGATTATGAATTCATAAATAATCCAGCTTTTTCAAATTAG
- a CDS encoding MbnP family protein gives MQRKLLVLIFSLTTLLSCNTDNDDNVFQAIITFNFNHNWDGESVTNADFDDIKYTNAHGEQLSIKKLRYLISNITFHKPDGETFVLNGYNLVDVTNDSNLSFAPTTTVPVGDYSKVSFTFGFNNDDNYNGNYTDLNTALWNVPAMMGGGYHFMQLEGKFIDNTATQTSGYAYHVIGAVDNSGATPVFESTFIEVDLGPITITNNATFEIDMNIAEWFKNPNTWDLSALNTFLMANFNAQMMMFQNGQNAFSLNTVNQ, from the coding sequence ATGCAAAGAAAACTCCTCGTGTTAATTTTTAGTTTAACGACATTATTGTCCTGCAATACAGATAACGACGATAATGTTTTTCAAGCTATAATTACTTTTAATTTTAATCATAATTGGGATGGCGAATCTGTTACAAATGCCGATTTCGATGACATAAAATATACCAATGCTCATGGAGAACAATTAAGTATTAAAAAATTAAGATACCTTATTTCGAACATAACATTTCACAAACCGGATGGAGAAACCTTTGTTCTTAACGGTTATAATTTAGTTGATGTTACTAATGACTCAAATCTTTCTTTTGCGCCAACTACTACTGTCCCTGTTGGGGATTATAGCAAAGTATCTTTTACTTTTGGTTTTAATAACGACGACAATTATAATGGCAATTATACCGATTTAAACACGGCTTTATGGAATGTTCCTGCTATGATGGGAGGCGGTTATCATTTTATGCAACTGGAAGGCAAGTTTATTGACAATACAGCTACCCAAACCAGTGGTTATGCTTACCATGTTATTGGAGCAGTAGATAATTCCGGTGCAACACCGGTATTTGAAAGTACTTTTATTGAAGTTGATCTGGGCCCAATTACCATAACAAACAACGCTACTTTTGAGATTGACATGAATATTGCCGAATGGTTTAAAAATCCAAACACATGGGATTTAAGCGCTTTAAATACGTTCCTCATGGCAAATTTTAATGCTCAGATGATGATGTTTCAAAACGGACAAAATGCTTTTAGTTTAAACACAGTTAATCAATAA
- a CDS encoding HesB/IscA family protein produces MIKVSETAKKKVIELMTDDGYNPTTDYVRVGVKSGGCSGLSYDLKFDKENQEDDKVFEDNGVKIIVDKKSFLYLIGTTLEYSGGLNGTGFVFNNPNANRTCGCGESFSL; encoded by the coding sequence ATGATAAAAGTTTCTGAAACAGCTAAAAAGAAAGTTATTGAGTTAATGACCGATGACGGCTATAACCCCACTACAGACTATGTACGTGTAGGAGTTAAGAGTGGCGGTTGTTCTGGGCTGTCTTACGATTTAAAGTTCGACAAAGAAAATCAAGAAGACGATAAGGTATTCGAAGATAATGGCGTAAAGATTATCGTAGATAAAAAAAGCTTTTTATACCTAATCGGAACCACCCTTGAATATTCTGGAGGATTAAACGGAACAGGGTTCGTATTCAACAACCCTAACGCCAACCGTACCTGTGGTTGTGGGGAATCATTTTCACTTTAA
- the sufB gene encoding Fe-S cluster assembly protein SufB — MSNKYTEDDLREELKTKEYEYGFYTDIESDTFPNGLNEDIVRAISKKKEEPQWMTDWRLEAFRVWKEMTEPDWANVGYEKPDFQGISYYSAPNSKPKYDSLDEVDPELLATFEKLGISLDEQKKLAGVAMDVVVDSVSVATTFKKTLGEKGIIFMSISEAIKEHPELVKKHIGTVVPQKDNFYAALNSAVFSDGSFCYIPKGVKCPMELSTYFRINQAGTGQFERTLVIADEGSYVSYLEGCTAPSRDENQLHAAVVELIALEDAEIKYSTVQNWYPGNAEGKGGVFNFVTKRGLCEKNAKISWTQVETGSAVTWKYPSCVLKGDNSVGEFYSIAVTNNYQQADTGTKMIHLGKNTKSTIISKGISAGKSQNSYRGLVQINSRAENARNFSQCDSLLMGNECGAHTFPYIEAKNKSAKIEHEATTSKIGEDQIFYCNQRGIDTEKAIALIVNGFSKEVLNKLPMEFAVEAQKLLEISLEGSVG, encoded by the coding sequence ATGAGCAATAAATACACCGAGGACGATTTAAGAGAAGAACTAAAAACCAAAGAATATGAGTATGGTTTTTATACAGATATAGAGTCAGATACATTTCCAAATGGTTTAAACGAAGATATTGTAAGAGCCATTTCCAAAAAGAAGGAAGAACCACAATGGATGACGGATTGGAGATTGGAAGCTTTTCGTGTTTGGAAAGAAATGACAGAACCAGACTGGGCAAATGTTGGTTACGAAAAACCGGATTTTCAAGGTATTTCATATTATTCTGCTCCTAATAGCAAACCAAAATACGACAGTTTAGATGAAGTTGATCCAGAATTATTGGCAACTTTCGAAAAACTGGGCATCTCCTTAGACGAGCAAAAGAAACTTGCAGGTGTTGCTATGGATGTGGTTGTAGATTCCGTTTCGGTAGCAACAACATTTAAAAAAACCTTAGGGGAAAAAGGCATTATATTTATGAGTATTTCTGAAGCTATAAAAGAGCATCCGGAACTAGTCAAAAAACATATAGGAACCGTAGTTCCTCAAAAAGATAATTTTTATGCTGCATTAAATAGTGCAGTATTTAGTGATGGTAGTTTCTGCTATATTCCAAAGGGGGTAAAATGTCCGATGGAATTATCAACCTATTTCAGAATTAATCAGGCTGGTACGGGACAGTTCGAAAGAACGTTGGTCATTGCAGACGAAGGTAGTTATGTAAGTTACCTTGAAGGTTGTACAGCACCAAGTAGAGACGAAAACCAATTGCATGCAGCCGTTGTAGAGTTAATCGCTTTAGAAGATGCAGAAATTAAATATTCAACCGTACAAAACTGGTACCCTGGAAATGCGGAAGGAAAAGGAGGCGTATTCAACTTTGTAACGAAACGTGGTTTATGCGAGAAAAACGCAAAGATTTCGTGGACGCAAGTTGAAACGGGTTCTGCTGTGACATGGAAATACCCATCGTGTGTATTAAAAGGCGACAACTCTGTTGGAGAGTTTTACTCTATAGCAGTAACAAACAACTACCAACAGGCCGATACCGGTACCAAAATGATCCATTTAGGAAAGAATACTAAATCGACTATCATTTCAAAAGGAATTTCAGCAGGGAAATCGCAAAATAGCTACCGTGGTTTGGTTCAGATAAACTCAAGAGCAGAAAACGCACGTAACTTTTCGCAATGCGACAGTTTACTAATGGGTAACGAGTGTGGTGCACACACATTTCCATATATAGAAGCTAAAAATAAATCGGCTAAAATAGAACACGAAGCTACAACAAGTAAAATTGGAGAAGATCAAATTTTCTATTGTAACCAACGTGGCATCGATACCGAAAAAGCCATTGCTTTAATTGTAAACGGATTTAGTAAAGAAGTTTTAAATAAGCTTCCTATGGAGTTTGCTGTAGAAGCACAAAAATTATTAGAAATAAGTTTAGAAGGAAGTGTTGGGTAA
- the sufD gene encoding Fe-S cluster assembly protein SufD encodes MDLKEKLLSSFLVFENQTDIDTYVHDVRNDAIKIFEEKGFPTKKEEAWKYTSLNKILKEDYSVFPKQENALEYKDIKKYFIHDIDTYKIVFIDGKYSSHLSQTTHDGMDVCLMSSALTKPKYRILIENYFNKAATKDSLSSLNTAFSSEGAYIHIPKNKLVEKPIQILHFSTGNESATMLQPRNLIVVDENSHVQIIERHQSLNENPVLTNSVTEVFTNKRAIIDYYKIQNDSSNASLIDNTFIKQKKESVASVHTFSFGGKLTRNNLNFFQEGERIDSILKGVTIIGEKQHVDHNTLVHHIEPNCESHQDYKGIFGENSTGVFNGKVIVEKEAQKTNAFQANNNILISDKATINTKPQLEIFADDVKCSHGCTIGQLDESAMFYMRSRGIPEKEAKALLMYAFSNNVLSSVKIPEMKQRITKIIANKLGVNIGFDL; translated from the coding sequence ATGGATTTAAAAGAAAAATTATTATCATCCTTTTTAGTATTTGAAAATCAAACAGATATCGACACGTATGTACACGATGTGAGAAACGATGCTATTAAGATTTTTGAAGAAAAAGGTTTTCCAACAAAAAAAGAGGAAGCCTGGAAATACACCTCCTTAAATAAAATACTAAAGGAAGATTATAGCGTATTCCCAAAACAGGAAAATGCCTTGGAATACAAAGACATTAAAAAATATTTTATCCACGATATAGACACTTATAAAATTGTATTTATCGATGGTAAATATTCATCTCACCTATCCCAAACCACACATGATGGTATGGATGTTTGTTTAATGTCGTCGGCGCTTACAAAGCCTAAATATCGTATTTTAATTGAAAATTATTTCAATAAAGCTGCGACGAAAGACAGTCTGTCGTCTCTAAACACAGCCTTTTCAAGTGAAGGAGCCTATATTCATATTCCAAAAAACAAATTGGTAGAAAAACCAATTCAAATTTTACATTTTTCAACTGGAAACGAATCGGCAACCATGTTACAACCACGTAACTTAATTGTGGTTGATGAGAATTCGCATGTACAAATTATTGAGCGTCATCAGAGTTTAAACGAAAACCCTGTGCTTACAAATAGTGTTACAGAAGTTTTCACAAACAAACGTGCTATTATCGATTATTACAAAATTCAAAACGATAGCTCTAACGCATCCCTAATAGATAATACATTTATAAAACAAAAGAAAGAAAGTGTTGCCTCAGTACATACTTTTTCTTTTGGCGGTAAATTAACCCGTAATAACCTCAACTTCTTTCAAGAAGGAGAACGCATCGACTCTATTTTAAAAGGCGTTACCATTATTGGTGAAAAACAACATGTAGATCACAATACCTTAGTACATCACATAGAACCTAATTGCGAAAGTCATCAAGATTATAAAGGTATTTTTGGAGAGAACTCAACAGGCGTGTTCAATGGTAAAGTTATTGTTGAAAAAGAAGCCCAAAAAACCAATGCATTTCAAGCGAACAACAATATTTTAATAAGTGATAAAGCCACTATAAATACGAAACCACAGCTTGAAATTTTTGCAGACGATGTTAAATGTTCGCACGGATGTACCATAGGACAATTAGACGAAAGCGCTATGTTTTATATGCGTTCGCGTGGGATTCCAGAAAAAGAAGCCAAAGCACTTTTAATGTATGCGTTTAGTAACAATGTATTAAGCTCGGTTAAAATTCCTGAGATGAAACAACGTATTACTAAAATTATCGCAAACAAACTAGGTGTTAATATTGGGTTCGACCTTTAG
- the sufC gene encoding Fe-S cluster assembly ATPase SufC — protein MLKIDNLHASVEDKSILKGINLEVKAGEVHAIMGPNGSGKSTLASVVAGKEEYEVTKGSIEFNGENIDELAAEERAHKGVFLSFQYPVEIPGVSVTNFMKTAINETRKAKGLEDMPAKDMLKLIRDKSELLEIDRKFLSRSLNEGFSGGEKKRNEIFQMAMLEPKLAILDETDSGLDIDALRIVANGVNKLKSKDNAVVVITHYQRLLDYIVPDYVHVLYNGKIVKSGTKELAHELEEKGYDWIKEEVNA, from the coding sequence ATGTTAAAAATTGATAATTTACACGCAAGTGTTGAAGATAAAAGCATTTTAAAAGGTATAAACCTTGAAGTAAAAGCAGGTGAAGTACATGCCATTATGGGACCAAATGGTTCTGGAAAAAGCACATTAGCTTCTGTTGTTGCAGGAAAGGAAGAATATGAGGTAACAAAAGGCAGTATCGAATTTAATGGTGAAAATATTGATGAATTAGCTGCCGAAGAACGCGCACATAAAGGTGTGTTTTTATCATTTCAATATCCAGTTGAAATTCCCGGGGTATCTGTTACCAATTTCATGAAAACGGCCATTAACGAAACCCGAAAAGCAAAAGGGTTAGAAGACATGCCGGCCAAAGATATGCTTAAACTAATCCGTGATAAATCGGAGCTTTTAGAAATCGACAGAAAGTTTTTATCACGTTCGTTAAACGAAGGCTTTTCCGGAGGAGAGAAAAAACGTAATGAGATCTTTCAAATGGCTATGTTAGAGCCAAAATTAGCCATACTTGATGAAACAGATTCTGGTCTCGATATTGATGCCTTACGTATAGTTGCCAATGGTGTTAACAAACTTAAAAGCAAAGATAACGCCGTTGTAGTTATCACACATTACCAACGTTTATTGGATTATATCGTTCCAGATTATGTACATGTATTATATAACGGAAAAATTGTAAAATCCGGCACCAAAGAGCTTGCACATGAACTTGAGGAAAAAGGTTACGATTGGATTAAAGAAGAAGTAAACGCTTAA